The following DNA comes from Photobacterium sp. DA100.
TTACCCGGGTCAATGGCGGGGCGGAGCGGGCCGATTCGGTCTTTTCCGGCCTGGCGGCCATCGATGACCCTGATGCCTGGGTGCTGGTGCACGATGCCGCCCGGCCTTGTCTGCGCCAGCACGATCTGCAAAAGCTGATCGAGGAGGCGCTGGCGAGCGAGTACGGTGCTATCTTGGCGGCACCGGTGCGCGATACCATGAAGCGAGGCAATGGTCAGCAGTCGATAGCCTCGACCGTGGAGCGCAGCGATCTCTGGCATGCCCTCACTCCGCAGATGTTCCGTGCTGGCCAGCTGAAGCAGGCGCTGGAAAAAGCACTGGCCGATGGGGCGAGCGTCACCGATGAAGCCTCCGCGCTGGAGCACTGTGGCATGGCGCCGAAATTGGTTGCCGGGCGTGCCGACAACTTGAAAGTGACCCAGCCAGAAGATCTCGCAATCGCGGAATTTTACCTGCAACATTTATTGAAGGAAGAGCAACAATGATGCGAATTGGACATGGCTTTGACGTGCATAAATTTGGTGGCGACGGGCCGGTGATTATTGGTGGCGTTGCGATCCCTTATGAGCAGGGGCTGATTGCCCACTCGGATGGCGATGTGGCACTGCATGCGGTGTGCGATGCCTTGCTTGGTGCCATTGCTGCCGGTGATATTGGCCGCCATTTTCCCGATACCGATGCCGAGTGGGAAGGGGCTGACAGCCGCATGCTGCTGCGCGATGTATACCGCAAAGTCAAAGCGAAAGGCTATCGCCTAGGCAACCTGGATGTCACCATTATTGCCCAGGCGCCGAAAATGGCCCCGCATATTGATGCAATGTGTCAAGCTATTGCCGAGGATCTGGAGACCGATGTTGACAACATCAATGTCAAAGCGACCACCTCGGAGCGCCTAGGGTTTACCGGGCGCAAAGAAGGCATTGCCTGTGAAGCGGTAGTGCTCATCAGCAAAGAATAAATCGGGCAGGGCGGTGGTAGCCCTGTCTTCTGGCATTTCGGTGCTGCTAAAGAATGGTGTAATTATGTCTACGGTAATGGACAACTTCAGCTGGTTGTATGGAAAACCAAGCTGTCAGGGCCGAATTAAGGTTGAACCTGAAGATTTTGTAGTAAAGGAAAACCTTGGCTTCGAGTTTGCCGGCACGGGCGAGCATTTCATGGTGAAGATCCGTAAAACCGGTGAAAACACCAAGTATGTAGTGAACGAACTGGCCAAAGCTTGCGGTGTCAAATCACGCGATGTGAGCTGGGCGGGCCTGAAAGACCGCCATGCGGTGACCGAGCAGTGGCTCAGTGTTCACCTGCCGGGCAAACCGGATCCGGATTTGGCCCAGTTTGTTGCCGAGCATCCCGGTGTCGAAGTACTGGAAACCGCCCGCCATGACAAGAAGCTGCGTCCCGGGGATCTGGTCGGCAACTGGTTCCAGTTGACCCTGCGTGATTTGGATCAGGCCGATGATGTGGTGGCGCGCTTGGCGCAGGTTGCCAAACTGGGTGTGCCGAACTATTTCGGTGAACAGCGTTTTGGCCATGGCGGCAACAATGTCGTCAAGGCACGGGCCTGGGGCAATGATGAATTCCGCGTGCGCGACAAGAGCAAGCGCAGCTTCTACTTGTCAGCCGCTCGCTCGTGGCTGTTTAACATGGTGCTGTCCGAGCGCATCAAGCAGCAGGATGTCCACACCGTTATTGATGGTGACTTGCTGCAAGTCGATGGTGATGAGGGGGGCCACTTGGTGGAAGCCGATATTGCGCAGTGGCAGCAGGCTGTTGATAACGGCACTGCCAGCATTACCGCCCCGATGATGGGCGACAATGCCTTGCCGACGTGTGGCCAAAGCGAAGCGTTCGAAATGGAGATTGTCGAGCAAGAACCGTTGCTGCTGAAGTTGATCCGCGATAACCGGATGCGCCATGAACGCCGGCCGTTGCTGCTGAAACCGCAGGACATGGCTTGGCAGCATGATGGCGACACGGTTACGGTTTCTTTTGCGCTACCGGCTGGTTGTTTTGCCACCGCAGTCGTTCGCGAGCTCATGGTCGAGCTGCCACAACAGGAAGGATACGATGCGAATTCTGATCAGTAATGATGATGGTATCTTCGCTGAGGGGATCAATACCCTGGCGGAGGCATTGAGCGAAATTGGCGAGGTGACGGTGGTTGCCCCGGACCGAAACCGGTCAGGGGCGTCCAATTCGTTGACTCTGGATAACCCGCTGCGGATCCGCCATGAAGGTGAGCTGCGGATCTCGGTGGAAGGCACGCCGACAGATTGTGTCCACT
Coding sequences within:
- the ispD gene encoding 2-C-methyl-D-erythritol 4-phosphate cytidylyltransferase gives rise to the protein MKDKLIAVVPAAGVGSRMAADRPKQYLLIAGKTILEHTIDRLLQHPMIDRVVVAVSEQDPYFPTLPLAKHPQVTRVNGGAERADSVFSGLAAIDDPDAWVLVHDAARPCLRQHDLQKLIEEALASEYGAILAAPVRDTMKRGNGQQSIASTVERSDLWHALTPQMFRAGQLKQALEKALADGASVTDEASALEHCGMAPKLVAGRADNLKVTQPEDLAIAEFYLQHLLKEEQQ
- the truD gene encoding tRNA pseudouridine(13) synthase TruD, with the translated sequence MSTVMDNFSWLYGKPSCQGRIKVEPEDFVVKENLGFEFAGTGEHFMVKIRKTGENTKYVVNELAKACGVKSRDVSWAGLKDRHAVTEQWLSVHLPGKPDPDLAQFVAEHPGVEVLETARHDKKLRPGDLVGNWFQLTLRDLDQADDVVARLAQVAKLGVPNYFGEQRFGHGGNNVVKARAWGNDEFRVRDKSKRSFYLSAARSWLFNMVLSERIKQQDVHTVIDGDLLQVDGDEGGHLVEADIAQWQQAVDNGTASITAPMMGDNALPTCGQSEAFEMEIVEQEPLLLKLIRDNRMRHERRPLLLKPQDMAWQHDGDTVTVSFALPAGCFATAVVRELMVELPQQEGYDANSDQ
- the ispF gene encoding 2-C-methyl-D-erythritol 2,4-cyclodiphosphate synthase; the protein is MRIGHGFDVHKFGGDGPVIIGGVAIPYEQGLIAHSDGDVALHAVCDALLGAIAAGDIGRHFPDTDAEWEGADSRMLLRDVYRKVKAKGYRLGNLDVTIIAQAPKMAPHIDAMCQAIAEDLETDVDNINVKATTSERLGFTGRKEGIACEAVVLISKE